One Burkholderia sp. 9120 genomic window, TCGTCGCGCTATCGAACAGCATTGCACGCGGCATCTCAATGCGACGAAACAAACTTTGCCTCTGGAAAAGCGGGAGGCAGCGCAAAGCTCTGGCGAAGATGTTTCGTCTCCGCGGCAGGCGTTCGGCCAAAGAGTCGCTTGAACTCGCGATTGAATTGAGAGGCGCTGGTATAGCCGACTGCATGACATGCCGCCTCCGCGGTCATATCCTGGCGCACCATGAGCAAACGGGCCTGATGTAAGCGGGTGGACTTCACGTACTGCATCGGCGAGGTCGACGTGACGGTTTTAAAGTGGCTGTGAAACGTCGCGACGCTCATCCCGGCCTGGCTTGCCAGTCTAGGCAGATCGAGCGGCTCGGCATAGGTCGCGTGGATACGTTCCAGCGCCCGGCCGATCTTGCCGAATTGCCCTTGCATCGACAAAGCCGTACGCATTGCGCTGCCTTGTGCGCCGGTGAGAACCCGGAAATACAATTCACGCATCAGTGCCGGCCCTAGGATGGCCGCGTCGAGCGGCTGGCTCATTGCCTCCAGAAAACGCAGTACAGAGGCTCGCATGGCCGCATCCATCGGGCTCGACATCATGGGCTGCGGCACCTCGCCCGACGGCGGCAAACCATGGCGGTCGATCTGAATCATGAGTTCGGCCGCCACCTGAAAATCCAGATGCAGGTAGAGAGCCAGCAACGGAGACTCGGGCGTTGCGTCGGTCTCCATGGTGAAGGGAACCGGGACCGCCACGGCGAGATAGTGCTGCTCGTCATACACATAGACCTGGTCGCCCAGATATCCCCGCTTTCTACCCTGACACACGATCACGATGCCGGGATCGTAGAGCACCGGCGTGCGAGATAGCGCCCGGTCCGAACGCAGAATACGCACATCGCGCAACGCGGTCAGGTTGTAGCCTTCCTGCGGAGCCAGCGCGGTCAGCAACGCCACCGTGCGGCGCTGCTCATGTGCGCCCGCAGCGGAAACCGCTCGTTTGACGCTTTCCTTGCAAACCGCTTGGCTCATAGAAATAGGCAATAAAGACAGAGGATCCGGGCTGATTTTCATGGGAAACCCAGAATAACATGCAACTCTCAACCCAGCTCCGGAGTGTTGCCATGTCATCGAATAGAACCATCTTTATCACTGGCGTCAGTAGCGGCTTCGGCCGCGCATTGGCCGAAGAAGCGCTCGCCGCGGGCTATCGAGTCGTCGGTACGGTACGAAGCGAGCAGGCGAAACAAAGCTTCGAATCGCTCGACCCGGCGAACGCATTCGGTCGGGTGCTCGACGTTACCGACTTCGATTCCATCGAAGAGGTCGTCAGCGAAATCGAGGCAAACGTGGGTCCGCTGGACGTGCTGGTGAACAACGCCGGTTACGGGCACGAGGGCGTGATGGAAGAGTCGTCGCTTGACGACATGCGTCGCCAGTTCGACGTGAACGTGTTCGGCGCTGTCGCCGTCATGAAGAGCGTGTTGCCGTACATGCGCGAACGCAGACGCGGACATATTCTCAACATCACATCGATGGGCGGCTTTATCACCATGCCGGGCATCGCCTACTACTGCGGCAGCAAATTCGCCTTGGAGGGCATCTCCGAAGTCCTCGGCAAAGAGGTCAAGCCGTTCGGCATTCGTGTGACCGCAGTAGCGCCGGGTTCTTTTCGCACGGCGTGGGCGGGTCGTTCGATGGTTCGAACACCGCGTTCGATTCCCGACTACGATGCGCTGTTCGACCCGATCAGAAAAGGACGCGAAGAGAAAAGCGGCAAACAACTCGGGGATCCCGTGAAAGCCGCGCGCGCCATGTTGTCCGTTATCGAAAGCGATGCGCCGCCAGCGCATCTTCTGCTGGGCAGTGATGCGCTTGGTCTGGTTCGGGAAAAGCTCTCGTTGCTTGGCGCGGAATTTGATGCGTGGGAAGGGGTTACCCGCTCGACGGATGGGTCAAGCTGACGCGGATCAAAGGGCACGTAACGCCAGGGCGATCAGTGATACGTCGTCGACGACGACTGAAGCTTCGTCAACTCGCCGCCCACGAACCGGAACCAGCCTTGCGATCCTTGCATAACGACTTCGTCGCCTTGCCAGAACACGCGCTTAACCGTCATGCGCCGGCCCGAGCGCTGCACGAGCGGCGGACGGCGTCGAAAATCGTACAGCACCGGACCGGCATCGGTTTGCACGAGCATGCGGGTGACCGTGTCGTTTGCGTTGCCGGTAGCGTCGAAATGGGCGAGCGTGTTCGCGTCGAAACGATCGAACGTTTTCTGGTCGAGCATGACGACGACGTCCCGGTCATTGCGCACGAATTGCAGTTCGCCTGAGGCTGTCGCGATTGGGCCGGCGTCGCTGCTTTGCGCATGGGCGCACGTCGCGAACGACAGGGTTGCGAGCACCGCGAAGAGCCATCGCTTCCCGTCGCGTTTGATAAGTTGGCTGATCACAAGTCCTTCCCGCTTTGGTCTTCGAGTTTCATCGAGTTTCACTAACGCCTGCAATTCAGCAGTCTAATGTGAAATGAAGCCGATATTGAACAAAGAAGTCGTTCTGCGATGTCGATCTAACCCGATCTCGAACGTCGAACAGGTAGGCGCCGGGTTGGCTATCCGGCATGCAATGAGACGTCCAACCAGGGAGAAAACACCATGCCCCCTCCACTGCTTCCCGTTATCACCGTCTTTGAACGGTCACCCGATCGCGGCAAGGGACTGGCGCGTGACATGCGTGTTCGCTGGGCGCTGGAAGAAGCGGGCCAGGCTTACGAGGTTCGTCTGGTTTCGTTCAGTGCGATGAAGGAACCCGTGCATCGGGCGCTGCATCCTTTTGGACAGATCCCGACCTATGAGGAAGGCGCGCTTGTTCTGTTCGAGTCGGGGGCGATCGTGCTGCATATCGCGGAGTGCCACGCGGGCCTGCTACCTGACGATGCTCATGCCAGACCACGCGCCATCACATGGCTATTCGCCGCGCTCAACACAGTCGAGCCGCCGATCCTCGATCTCCAGACCATCAGGTTCCAGGAGCGCGACAAGCCCTGGTACGAGCAGCGCCTGCCCATGGTCGAGGATCGCATCCGTGGCCGGCTTGGCGAGCTTTCCGAGCGCCTTGGCAACGCCGATTGGCTCGATGGCGCATTCAGCGCGGGAGACCTCATGATGGTGTCGGTGTTACTCAGGTTGAGAGCATCGGGTCTGCTGGACGACTATCCGAACCTCGCCGCCTATGTCGCTCGCGGCGAGGCGCGGCCCGCGTACAAGCGCGCTTTCGCGGCTCAATTGGCGGTGTTCACAAGCCAGTCGTCCACCGGTTGATGACGATCAGCTTTCCGCTCATCGGGTCATTCATTACGTGGACGTTCCCTGCCCGCTTCGACCCGCTGACACAGACGAAGCTCGCGCATTGATCATCCAGCAGGCAGCGGTGTAGCGAACTTCAGCACCGTGTACATAGGGCTCAAAAGCCGTGCGAACCGACTCGATGACCTGCGTGCGCGTCCGCTCATTCATCTCTCCCTGAAGCATCATGCCGAGAGGGCCGAGCCGACTGAAGTAGCCGACCAATTCCCGCTCGGGCAGCGTGCAGGCTATATCGATCGGCTGGATATCTACGTCCACCCAACCGCTCGCTTCGAGGAGAAAAGCAACCCGCTGCCGATCCGCAAAAGAGAACTGCCCCGGCGCGTTGGGTCGGCGCGCGGGCAAGTCGGGCAACAGAGAAGCAGCGGCGCGCTCGGCGGTCGTCATGAACGGATTGTCCACCGCACTGCGCCAGGCGATGCAATGCAATTCGGCGCCGTCCCTGCCCGCCCGTGCCAGATTCGCGAAGGCCGACACCGGGTCGTCGAAAAACATGACGCCGAAGCGCGACAGGATCCTGTCGAAACTTGCCGGCTCGAAGGCATGCATCTGCGCATCGGCACAGATGAAACTCGCCGTCGAATGCGCCCGTTCGGCACACCCTTGAGCAACGGCGATCATCGGCGCCGAAACATCGACCCCGATGCAGTGGCCTTTCATGCCAAGCCGTCGTGCCGTCGCCAGCGTCGTACTGCCCGTGCCGCACCCGACGTCGAGCACCCGAAGCTCGGCGCCGACGCCCATCATGTCGACAAGCAGGTCTTCGAACGGCTGGAACATTTGATCGAGTACCGCCTGCGCGGCGATCCATGCGCGCCCGGAACTACCATTCCAAAGCGCCGTCTGTGCGTGGCCGGTGTGCTGTGTGTTGCCCATGATCGTTGTCCTTGGCTTGTCGCGGGGAGCGGAAGCTAAACTATGCAAGTTCAAGTCGACTTGAGGTCAAGCGATGATCAGGCTAGATATCGGCGAGGTGGTGCAGCGCTCCGGCGTTCCCGCGTCGACGTTGCGGTTCTATGAGGAAAAGGGGCTGATTACATCGAACGGTCGCAGAGGATTGCGCCGTCTCTTCGATCCCGGCGTGCTGGACCGGCTCGCATTGATCGCGCTGGGACGCGCCGCGAGTTTCTCGCTCGACGACATCGCGGCGATGTTCGCGCCGGAGGGAGCGCCGAACATCGATCGTCAGATGCTCGCGGCCAAAGCCGAGGAACTGGACCAGACGATCCGCACACTGAGCATCATGCGCGACGGACTACGACACGCCGCTGCGTGCCCTGCACCGAGCCATATGGAGTGCCCCAAGTTTCGCCGGATACTTCGTGCTGTGGCGTCCGGGGCTACGGGCGCGCGAACCAGGAAAGCCCCTCGGCAAACGTAGCGCTCTACCCAGGCGTGTTGACTGTCGACTATCCGGCTCGACCGCTTCTCTGCGCATCAGCGCAGACTAGCGTTTTCGCGCACAAAACCCGCAGTCTGTTGGCGTAAATGCGGAGAACCCAAGCGCGATGAACGCCAAACGCAGCCGTTCGGTAAGCGATACCCCGTAGACCTCCAGGATCGAATAACCCGGCTCGTAAGCATGACAATTGTGGTGGTCATCGACAGAATCAAGAATTGCGTCGCACCAGCTTTCTCGATCTGCCCCATATTGAATGAACGTGGTCACGCCGCCTCCCCCATTGAGACCGGGCGGGTTCGGTGACGATCTCCAGACTTGCTCGGCAACGGCAATATTCGCAGGAGTAGCCACCACCCATGCGTGTCGCACTCTGGCGACCACCTCTTGAATACGTGGGCCGAAATGGGGATCCAGGATCAACGCAACCGTGTCGTTCGTCGGCATTCCTTCCTCCTGTTTAGACCCAGGTTCGAGCCTGATGTGTAGACTCTGAAACAGGACACGAACTTCATCACATCGCCATGACCAACACGATTCGCCGAATTACAGGCAATATCGCCGAACTCCGCTATCAATCCGCGAGTGAACTTCCTCCAGGAGCAGCAGGCTTCACCCAGTCTCTGCGCCGCTATGCGCCCATCCTCGCCGCGCTTTCAGGCAATGGCGGAATTGCCGTTTCCGCGCAGGGGCAGAATATGGACGTGGATGATGCGGTCAGGAAAGAGCGTATTAAAAGCGAGAATCTCAAACGGCAAGGGAAAGAAGATCGCACAACGCAGGGACCCTTCCTGGTTACTATCAAAGTGCACGATACAGACTATAGCGGCTGGCTTTCCGGAATTTGCATATCCGAGGGTGATGACGCGACGCTGATAGTCGATCAAGCCAACTCACTGCTCGGCGTCATCAACCAGAAGGATCGATGTTTTACCCTATCCGGCGGTTACTATCAGGGATTCGGGTACTTCCTGAAACAGGCCAGGCTGTCTTACAAGATATTCCTGCTGTTCATGTCGCCGGCACTGGTTCTTGTTGCGGGCTTTGCACTGTTCGACCATGACAGTACCTTACGGAAC contains:
- a CDS encoding AraC family transcriptional regulator; translation: MSQAVCKESVKRAVSAAGAHEQRRTVALLTALAPQEGYNLTALRDVRILRSDRALSRTPVLYDPGIVIVCQGRKRGYLGDQVYVYDEQHYLAVAVPVPFTMETDATPESPLLALYLHLDFQVAAELMIQIDRHGLPPSGEVPQPMMSSPMDAAMRASVLRFLEAMSQPLDAAILGPALMRELYFRVLTGAQGSAMRTALSMQGQFGKIGRALERIHATYAEPLDLPRLASQAGMSVATFHSHFKTVTSTSPMQYVKSTRLHQARLLMVRQDMTAEAACHAVGYTSASQFNREFKRLFGRTPAAETKHLRQSFALPPAFPEAKFVSSH
- a CDS encoding oxidoreductase, which translates into the protein MSSNRTIFITGVSSGFGRALAEEALAAGYRVVGTVRSEQAKQSFESLDPANAFGRVLDVTDFDSIEEVVSEIEANVGPLDVLVNNAGYGHEGVMEESSLDDMRRQFDVNVFGAVAVMKSVLPYMRERRRGHILNITSMGGFITMPGIAYYCGSKFALEGISEVLGKEVKPFGIRVTAVAPGSFRTAWAGRSMVRTPRSIPDYDALFDPIRKGREEKSGKQLGDPVKAARAMLSVIESDAPPAHLLLGSDALGLVREKLSLLGAEFDAWEGVTRSTDGSS
- a CDS encoding glutathione S-transferase family protein, with protein sequence MPPPLLPVITVFERSPDRGKGLARDMRVRWALEEAGQAYEVRLVSFSAMKEPVHRALHPFGQIPTYEEGALVLFESGAIVLHIAECHAGLLPDDAHARPRAITWLFAALNTVEPPILDLQTIRFQERDKPWYEQRLPMVEDRIRGRLGELSERLGNADWLDGAFSAGDLMMVSVLLRLRASGLLDDYPNLAAYVARGEARPAYKRAFAAQLAVFTSQSSTG
- a CDS encoding class I SAM-dependent methyltransferase, producing the protein MGNTQHTGHAQTALWNGSSGRAWIAAQAVLDQMFQPFEDLLVDMMGVGAELRVLDVGCGTGSTTLATARRLGMKGHCIGVDVSAPMIAVAQGCAERAHSTASFICADAQMHAFEPASFDRILSRFGVMFFDDPVSAFANLARAGRDGAELHCIAWRSAVDNPFMTTAERAAASLLPDLPARRPNAPGQFSFADRQRVAFLLEASGWVDVDIQPIDIACTLPERELVGYFSRLGPLGMMLQGEMNERTRTQVIESVRTAFEPYVHGAEVRYTAACWMINARASSVSAGRSGQGTST
- a CDS encoding helix-turn-helix domain-containing protein, with amino-acid sequence MIRLDIGEVVQRSGVPASTLRFYEEKGLITSNGRRGLRRLFDPGVLDRLALIALGRAASFSLDDIAAMFAPEGAPNIDRQMLAAKAEELDQTIRTLSIMRDGLRHAAACPAPSHMECPKFRRILRAVASGATGARTRKAPRQT